The region GCAGCTCGATGTTGCGTTCGAACGCCTCGCTCGGCGGCGCCTCGGCACCGGAGCGCACCTTGCGCAGCATGCCCTTCTCGTGGAGATGGTCCAAATCGCGGTGGATCGTCATCACGCTCACCCCGAACTGATCGGCGAGTTCGTCGATGCGGGCCGTGCCCCTGGCTTTGACGAACTCGGCGATCTCGGCGCGACGATGCGCGTGCCCACTGGCCCGCTGCGGTGCCGACACTGACCGGCCTCCTTCGTTCGAGGCCCCGAACATATCACCGAAGATCGCAAAATAACACTAAACGTGTTATCTCGCGGTGGTCAGTCGCTCAGGTCGGCAGTCCGTAATCCATCGGCGCGCCGCGGCCCGCGGTCACGTGCTGGTCGGCGATGGCGGTCGCCACCGGGGTGCCGTCGCGGACGACGCCGACCACGACGACGTTCTGCCTGGGCGCGAAAGACGTTGCGGCATAAGGTGTTGCGACGGTACCCGGCCCGGTGATCTGCGTTGTGTCCGAGGTGATGCGGAACGTCATCACCTGGCCGTCGGCGCTCGCGGTGGTCAGCGAGTCCCGCGACACCGCGACCACCTGGCCCTGCCGCTGGATTTGCTGCACCGCGGGCGCCGGCGCCGAAGCCGCGGCGGAGTGCGGTTGCACGGACGCCGTGTGCGGCGCTCCGCCGCTCACCGCGAGGGCCCAGCCCGCGGCCGCGGCCGCGGCGAACATGGACACCGTCACCAGGCCGCGCCCGGTGGGTGCCACGCGGCCGGGGAGGCGGTGCCTGCCTGCGTGAGTCGTTGTCATGGTGGACAACGTCTACCCCTGTGCCGGGACCAGGAAACGTCAGCGCCAGGCGAACACCGGTTGCTCGAGTCCGTCCACGGCGTCGTGGCGCCCCTCCAGACCCAGCCACCTCAGCTGCAGCAGCACCGCCCCGGTCGGGGCGTGGATGAGGTCGTGTCCGAGCGGGAGCTGCACGACCGGGCGCGGACTCTCCGGGATGGAGATGAACCGGGGCGAGTCGTCGCGCTGGAGTTGGTGCAGCCCCACGCGGTACACCGCCACCACCTCCTCGGGTGCGGGCCGGGGGTCCAACCGTCCCCCTCCCCAGACCACCACCGGTGTGATGACGTAGCCCGATCGGGTCGGATAGTCGTCGAGCAGGCCCAGCACGGCCGACTCCGGAAGGTCGACGCCCACCTCTTCGTCGAGTTCGCGCAGCGCGGCGTCGACGGCCGTCTCGCCGGGATCCAGCCGCCCTCCGGGCAAGGCCCACTGCGCCGAGTGAGTGGACAGCCGAGACGCCCTGCGGCACAACAGGAACGCGGCACCGCCGGAGACGTTGACCATGCGGCCGTCGAGATCCTCGGGCATCGGGCGTCCCGCGATCCAGTCGTCGACGGGCGCCGGGTCCACCCGGTCCTCGCCCACCACGGAGTCGACGAGCACGACGGCGACGGCCGCGTGGCGCTTCGTCGGATCACTCACCGTGCGGCGGTCGTGACCGGCCAGGTGCTCCTGGACGCGGGCCCGCAGGCCGTCGTCGTACGGGATCGTCACCGCTCGAGCGTATGCGGTCAGTATTTGCCGATGACCAGCGCGACGTTGTGCCCGCCGAAACCCATGGTGTTCGACACCGCGTAGCGGTAGTCGCCGCGGCGGGCCTCACCGGTCACGACGTCGAGGTCGATCTCGGGATCGAGGTGGCGCAGGTTCAGCGTCGGCGGCACGACACCGTCCCGGACCGTCTGCACGGTGACCACGGCCTCGACGGCGCCGGAGGCGCCCATCGTGTGGCCGAGGGCGGCCTTGGGTGCGGTGACGGCGGGCTGGTGCGTGCCGAACGCCTTGCGGATGGCGCACGCTTCTGCGGCATCGCCGATGATCGTCCCCGCCGCGTGGGCGTTGATGTGGTCGACGTCCGGCGGCGTCAGGCCGGCGAGGTCGAGCGCGCGGGTGATCGCGGAGGCCGCCATCTCGCCGCTCGGGTCGGGCTCGATCAGATCGTGCGCATCGGCGTTGGTGGCCACGCCCATCAACCGCGCGAGGATCGTGGCGCCCCGCGCCGTGGCGTGCTCCTCGGACTCCACCAGCAGCAGCGCGCCGCCCTCCCCGAACACCATGCCGTCGCGATCCCTGTCGAAGGGCCGACAGGCTCCCTCCGGGTCGGCGTCGTTGGTCGACAGCAGGCCCATGTTGTTGAACGCGACGATGGGCAGCGGTTCGATCCTCGATTCCACCCCGCCACAGATCGCGACGTCGGCCTCCCCGAGAGCGATCAGCCGCCACGCCTCGGCGATCGCCGAGGCGCCGGACGCGTCGGCGGTGGTCGGTGCGATGACGCCGGCCTTCGCCTTCCGTTCCAGGCCGACCGCGGCGGCGGGCGCGTTGGGCATGTGCATCTGCACCGCGAGCGGCGATATCGCGCGCAGACCCCGGGCCTTGAACTCCTCATACCCCGTCCACAGGTCGAGGGTGCTGCCGAAGGCGTGGCTGACCGACACGAGCAGACGCCTGGTGTCGACCTCGGGGGCGCCCGCGGCGTCCCACAGCCGCCGGCTGAGCACCAGGGCCATTTTCTGCATGTAGGACAACCGGCGGATCTCGACACGGCTCAACTGGGCGTCGAAGTCCTCCTTGACCCGCCCGCCGATGTGCGCCGGCAGGTCGAACCGGTCGCCCAGGTAGTCGCCGAGCGACTCGATCCCGCTCTCACCCGCGCGCAGCGCCGACCACGTCCCTTCGGCGTCGGTCGCCAACGCAGTGGTGGAAGCCACCGCGGTCACCACGACCGCCGGCCGCTGAACAGCCCCCGATGTCGCCACGTCCGATCCCCCTCGTTCCCTTCTCGAGATCCTGCACCGTGTACAGAAAGTCTGTATCCGGCACCTCGGTCATCGTCAAGATAGAACGTCCCGAAAGCTCGCGAGACGACGAACCCCCACGGGGGGCCTCCGGTACCCCGGCGTCGTCCCGACAAACGCGCCGAGCCGGCGCGGGAACTCTGTCCCACGCCGGCCCGGTGAACGATGTGTCAGCTGATGCCGACGACCTCCTGCGCGATGGCGGCCAGCCGCGTCTGCGCGGCCGAGACCACGCGCTGGCGGTTCTTGTGCGCCTCCTCGTAGGCGATGATCACGCGGATGTCCGCCGGATCCGTCAGGTCCTTGGCCGCGGCCGCGGCCTCGTTGACGTTCAGCTCGTCGTAGTCGGCGATCGGCAGCTCGCCCGCCTCCAGGACGCCGGTGGCGCCGCGAGCAGCGTGGATCGCGTCGGCGGCATCCTCGGCGCCCTGTTCCCGCGTGATGCGCTCGGCGGTCTCCAGCGCGGAGTTGCGTGCCCCCGCCAGCGCCTTGCCGGCGATCTCGCCGGTACGCGAGCCGCGCTCGGCCAGGTCGCTCAGGGTGGGCCGCACCGACCGGACCGCCTCCGCGGCGCGCTCGACGCCGCGGGTCGACCAGGTGAACGGCAGATTCATCAGCTTGACGGCCAGCCCGGCGGCAGCCTGCACCGGCGTGCGGCGCAGCGCTGCGGGACCGCCGAGAGCGTCCTCGGCGAGCACGGTCGTCAGCCACTCGACCGTGGCGGTGTGCGCGGTGATCAGCCGGGTGGCGAGGTCCTCGACGTCGCGCTCCTTGGCGGCGACCGCCAGAGCCTTGATGTAGCGCGCGCGGTCCAGCAGTTGGCCCTCGAGGGCGAGGTCCCCGAGCAGGGCCTCGTCGAACGGTTCGGCCTGCTCGGTGAGCGCCTTGACCGCGGCGGCGGCGCGACCCAGGAAGGGTCCGATGACGTCCGGGAAGCCTCCGAGGTCTCGG is a window of Mycolicibacterium chubuense NBB4 DNA encoding:
- a CDS encoding KasA/KasB family beta-ketoacyl-ACP synthase, with protein sequence MATSGAVQRPAVVVTAVASTTALATDAEGTWSALRAGESGIESLGDYLGDRFDLPAHIGGRVKEDFDAQLSRVEIRRLSYMQKMALVLSRRLWDAAGAPEVDTRRLLVSVSHAFGSTLDLWTGYEEFKARGLRAISPLAVQMHMPNAPAAAVGLERKAKAGVIAPTTADASGASAIAEAWRLIALGEADVAICGGVESRIEPLPIVAFNNMGLLSTNDADPEGACRPFDRDRDGMVFGEGGALLLVESEEHATARGATILARLMGVATNADAHDLIEPDPSGEMAASAITRALDLAGLTPPDVDHINAHAAGTIIGDAAEACAIRKAFGTHQPAVTAPKAALGHTMGASGAVEAVVTVQTVRDGVVPPTLNLRHLDPEIDLDVVTGEARRGDYRYAVSNTMGFGGHNVALVIGKY
- a CDS encoding NUDIX hydrolase; amino-acid sequence: MTIPYDDGLRARVQEHLAGHDRRTVSDPTKRHAAVAVVLVDSVVGEDRVDPAPVDDWIAGRPMPEDLDGRMVNVSGGAAFLLCRRASRLSTHSAQWALPGGRLDPGETAVDAALRELDEEVGVDLPESAVLGLLDDYPTRSGYVITPVVVWGGGRLDPRPAPEEVVAVYRVGLHQLQRDDSPRFISIPESPRPVVQLPLGHDLIHAPTGAVLLQLRWLGLEGRHDAVDGLEQPVFAWR